One Companilactobacillus farciminis KCTC 3681 = DSM 20184 genomic window, GATATCAAGGCTACTAATCAACCCACTCCCTCACTGCTTGGTAGAAGTTGCGTAGTCGGAATTGATTTCTCGGACACAATGGACTTTTGTGGAATTGGATTATTGTTCAAAATCGATGATAAATATTATTGGAAACATCATTCACTCATCAATTACAAAGCGTTGCAACATAGAAAGTACAAAGTTCCTTTAGATGTCGCGAAAGAACGCGGATTAATTAAAATTATCGACGATGAAACCAACCAACCTAAATATGTTGTTGACTGGATTTTAGAGCAAGCCAAAAAGTACGACATTAAAGGTGTTGCAGCCGATACTTTTAGACGTAATTACCTGGAACAGGAATTCAAAAATAACGGTTTTGATGACTTGCTACAAGCTAGAACGGGTATCAAGACACATACAGAACTAGAGAATACCATCGATGATTTATTCGCCTATCACAAGCTCGTATATACAGACGATGATTTCATGATGCGTTGGTACACAAATAACGTTTATAAAGATCGTGATGAGCGTGGGAATATTGAATACAAAAAAATTGAGCCTAAGTTGCGAAAGACTGATGGCTTTTTTGCTTTCCTGAATGCTTTCCAATTTAGAGAATTGCTAGATATTCCAGTTGCGACATATCACAGAACTTTGAGAACACACACTTATTAGAAAGGAGGTGAGCGGTTGGGATTTCTTGATATTTTTAAAAGTAACGAACCGGTAAGAGTCACAGAATCAGAACAAGCTAAAGAATTAAGAAAAAAGCAGTATCAGTTGTTTGAGAATTACATCCAGTCCTCAACTACTAATACTGCTTTTAAACTATATGCGATTCAGTTATGTATCAATCGAATTTCTAATGCCTTAACTAAATGCGATTTTCAAACATTAAAAAAGGGCGAGAGATTTCAGGGTGACACTTGGTACCAATTAAACGTTGAACCTAATCAAAATCAGAACGCTGCTGATTTCTGGAACAAGGTTATCTATCAAATGGTCATGAATGAAGACGGAGCTTTAATAATTCAATCAAGAGTTACAGGCGAGTTACTAGTTGCTGATGATTTTATTATTCACGAATTTGCTTTTAAGCCGAACGTGTATTCAAACATTATGATTAGTAATTACTCAATGAATACCAGTTTTATTGAAAGCGAAGTGCTTCATTTAAAACTCAATAATTCAAAGGTTAAGTCTTTATTTGATGGAATATTCGAACAGTATGGATCGCTGTTGAACGGTGCAATTAAAAACTACAACCGTAGCAATGCTATTAAATACGCACTGAATATCGATTCAACATTCGACCAATTAAAGTCACGTCCAGTTGTTGACGAAAATGGTAATCAAGTGACTGATGAGAGCGGTATCCCATTAACTGAATACGATACAGTCATTGATGACTTATTCGGAGAAAGATTGAAGGGCGTGTTTAGTGATAAAGATTCAGTCACTCCACTCGAATCTGGATTAACTTTGAATGATTTGAACGCTACCGGTAATAGTAAGTCATCCGGGAGTGCTGCTAATAAGACTACTAGAGATATTTCAGCAATGGTCAGCGATATCGTGGATATGTCAGCAGATGCTTTCATGATTCCACGTGGATTATTAAAAGGCGATACAGCCGATATTGACGGTATGACCGATAACTTTATTTCATTTTGTATCAATCCAATTGCTGAACAAATTGAAGACGAAATTAATCGCAAAATGTTTGGTAAGAACAATGTTATTAAACATACATATTGCAAGATCAGAACCGATAAGATTCGAAACTACGATCTAACTAAGATTGCTAATTCAGCTGAGTTAATCAGTCGTATTGGTGTCTGGTCAATCAATGATATTTTGGACTTTATGGATTATGAACCAATCGATGAGGACTGGGCAGACAAACACGTGATCAGTAAGAATTATAGTCTGGTAGAAGACCAGGACGATGATAATTTGAAGGGTGGTGAGAATGACAATGGAGATGGAGAAAATGAAGAAAATTAAAACAGTATTTAATGTAGTTGATGCTACCGATGATAAGCCAGCCAGAATGAATTTATATGGATTTATTGGTTCATCTGCTTCGTTTTGGGATAATGATGCTCAAGACATTACTACTAAAGGTGTTACCAAATCGCTAGACGAAATTGAAGGCGACACGTTAGATGTCCACATCAATTCAACTGGTGGAGATGCCTTTGAAGGTATTGGGATTTACAACGCTTTAAAACAATCGGATAAAACAATCAATGTTTATATTGATGCGTTAGCTGCAAGTGCCGCATCTGTCATTGCTATGGCAGGCGACACTATTTTTATGCCAAAAAATGCACAAATGATGGTTCATCATGCTGCAACATTTGAGTACGGAAACGTTCAAGACTTTGAACAAGTCATCAAAATGCTTAATAAGATGGATAATTCTTTGATTGCATCTTATGAAAGCCGATTTAAAGGAACTAGCCAAGAGCTTACTGACTTGCTAGACGCTGAAACATTCTTAAATGCTGACGAGGCAGTAGCATTCGGGTTTGCGGACAAGATTCTTGATTACTCTGACGATAAAGACGAGGACAAGGAACAAGATAATATCAAATCCTCATTATTCGCTAAATACGGAGATAACAAGATTGTTGCTAATGCTAACAACCCCGAACCGGTTAAAGAACCAATCAATAAATCAACAAACTTAGCTGATAGATTAGCTAATTTAATTGCGAAAGAAGGAAATTAATAAATGAAAAATTTAGATTTAGATAATGAAAAACTAAAAGACTCACGAGTGGCTATGTTTAATGCCTTGCGTGATGGAGACGAAAAGGCTCAAGAAGAGGCATTTGGTAACTTTGCTCAATCACTCCAAGACACAATCAGTGCTGACGCATTCAAGCAAGTTAAAGAAATGAATACTGAAATGAATGATGAAAAGGTACTTGAAGCTCGTGGAATTCGTAGACCGATGACGTCATCCGAAAGAAAGTTCTTTGCTGACGCAGCTAAGAAACAATCATTCGAAAACTTAGATGAAGTCCTACCCGAAACAGTCATTGAAGATGTTCTATCACGTATTACAGAAGAACACCCACTGCTTGCCGCTATTGATACTCAACCGGTTACAGCTTTGATGAAACTTATCTACGCTGATCCAACTAAGAAGACTGCCTTCTGGGGTAAGGTTCCAGACGATATCAAACAAATCGTCGAAGATGGTTTCAAGCCATTGTCATTAGAATCAAGCAAACTATCTGGATTCATGGCAGTTCCAAAAGGTTTCTTTAAATTAGGCCCATCATATTTGGCACAATATGTAATCACATTCTTAGAAGAAACAATGAGCGCAACACTTGAAACTGCTGTTGTTTCTGGTGATGGTAACTTGCAACCAATCGGTATGACTAAGAAACTTTCTGGTTCTACTGATGGTGTATATCCTGACAAACCAGCTATTAAATTGAATGATTTGAAACCATTGTCATTAGCTGGAATCCACGCAGCTTTGACTAAAGCTAAGACTGCTAATGGTCCAATCAGTGCCATCGTTAACCCTATGTCCTACTGGGCTAAGTTGTTCCCACAACTAGCTGTTAACGACGCTGACAACAACTGGCACTTAATTGCATTGCCAACTGGCGATACTATCATCCAATCTTATGCCGTGCCAGAAGACAAAATCGTGTTTGGTTTCACTAAAAACTACATTCTAGGTGTCTCTGGTGCTGTGGAACTTAAGGAATACGATCAAACACTAGCAATCGAAGACATGGACTTATACATTGCTAAATTCTTCGGTATGGGTGTTGCTAAGAATCAAAACGCATTCTTCGTGGCTGACATCTCTGGTATGGAAGGTGCAACTATTCCTGAACTTGAAGGCGCTCCTGACGTTAAGAGAGCCGGCAAGATTGGCGATGTGAGTGAAGAGTCAAAATAGAAACGCCATCCGAAAAAGATGGCGCCTTTGATACAGCTGGGACGGTTAAGCCTACAGCTGAACAGACAGTAGCCGAAATTAAAGCTTGGTTAGACAATCAAAAGATTGACTATACCGGCAAGACTACTAAAGACGACCTACTAGCATTAGTGCCTACAGAATAGAGGTTAATAAATGAAATACGAGGTTAGTGACGAGCTGTTAACGCAAGTTAAAAGTGAGCTTCAAATTTCTTTTAACGAACGTGACAACAGTTTGAAAAAAGCTATTAAACGCGGCATGGCATTCATCACCAGTAGAGCAGGACCAATCAACTTTGCTGGTGAATCAGAAGCATCGATAGTCGCTAATGATTTACTAATGAACTACTGTCGCTATTACTGGGACGGCTACAGGCAGATGTTCCCTGTGGACTATCAAAGTGACATCCTACATTTACAAATCGTTAACGGGGTAGCTAGGAGGTCTATTGATGAAAAGACGACTGACTAACTATACTGACGGAGTTTTAAGATATGGAACTATTAAAACTAAACGTAATGAATTTAAAGAGAAAATTGGGTTTGAATTAAACGAATCAGGCTTTCTCTTTTTTAATTACAAACAAATTCGACAACAGGATGAGGATATCTTTAGCAGTGGTAAAGATCAGTCATCCAATTTAAAAGTTGAAACTTATTACGTCCCAGGTATCGATAAGCAGATTCACAAAGCTGTTATTAACGGCAATTACTACGAGATTGAATATATCGACTTATCGACCGATAGGAAAAATATGTTTTGGTATCTCACTAAAGAAGGTGTATTGAATGAAGTTTAAAGATTCTTTAAAACTCGATAAGTTCATCGAAATCATGGACGGAGAAGATTATCCACTGTTTGATACGTCAATTGAAAAGGATGAAATTACGGCTAACAAATCGTTTTTTATTTATTCAAAAGACGGTGAGATTACACCAGCGCAAGAGAATCATAATCAATTCTTGCAGAAGTTCGTTCTATCTTTTATTACTCGCAACAACTCTCAAATCGATGTTTTAAAGCTTGCAGACAAGCTGACTAAGGCACGTCTCAGATTTACAGGTTCAGAGATTGACGACGGTAAATTCACTGATACAAACGAAGATGCCAAGATGATCACTTTGAACTTCGTTCATGTGATTAAAGCAGGTGACTGGTAATGGCTGAATTCTTTTTAAACTATGACAGTTCAAAAGCCATTCAAAATGAAATGGCTAAGGTTCCTGATCGTGCCGAAGATGCTGTTAATAAAGTTTTACATACATATGGCGCTAAACAAGCAATTCAACAAATCGTTAAGTTTATGCCTATGTCAAATAGAAACAAAAAACACGCTAAAAATTCTAATCCACTTAAATCAGATATGATGAACTTGGGATTTAGAGTTTATGCACGCGGTGGAGCAGCGAAGAACAAGGGTAGTTTCGGTTACCTGGTGTTTCCAAATGATGGTATTGGACCACATAACCTTATTGATCAAAGGTTCTTTGAACAAGGTGGGGAAGCTGCTTCAAATCCAATTTTTAGAAAAGTTATGGAAGCGTTAGAAGACGCAATGAAATTATAAAAGGAGAAATATATATGGCTGAAGAATTTACAACGTTTGACGAATACAAAGTTACAGATGCCGGTATTAAATGGTTTGAAAATGGTGCTTATGTCACTCCCTCAGTGAAGTTAGGGTGTACAGGAAAGCTTGAAATTGAAACTACATTAAAGACAGTAATTAAGAAATGTGAAGGCGATACAGTTCGTTCTGTGGATATTCCTACACAACTTAAATGTAAATTTACTGGTCATTTACCAGTTGAAAACCTTAGAAAAGTTTGGGGACTTAATACAAAGGGCTTGAAGAAAGGCGTATTTGCTTATGGTACTGATTCACGTCAAGGCCGTGGAATTATGTCATTCGATGTATTAGATCTTGATGAGGAAATGACAATGCTTAGAGCATTTCCAAACATGCAATTTTCAGGTGGTATGACTTGGGAACTAGAAAATGGTGGCGAAGAAATTGCCGAAATCGAACAAGAATTCATTGCCATGAAAGATGTCAATAACAAGTTCTTCTATGAAGCACTTAAGAGCGAAGTTGAACCTGATGTTGCTGACAAGTGGCTAACAGATTTCACACCGGAATTAGTACAAGCAACTTCCACAAGTGGAGATACAGTTGAATAGTAGAGGAGTCTTAAAATGATTACACAAATTACTTTGAACGATGGCGAAACTGTCAAAGTTAAGCCAAAAATCTCAGTCCACGCATTGAGAGAATTCCAATCAAAAGGTTTGCTTCCTAAATCATTACTGCAAGCGTTTGTTGGTGCTGATAAGGAACCGGACAAGATGGAACCTTATCTTATCAACGCTGCTTGGCTTGCTTATGTGAATGGCAACCCTGGGACAACAATGACACAAGAACAATTTGAAGATAAGCTAGACCTTAACTTTGAATTGTTTGGCAAGATTCTTGTGGACATGATTGGTGATGTTGCCGAAAGCGATAATAAACTGGCAAGCAGTTTTAAACGTTCAACAAAAAAAGGAAGTCGCAAGGACAAGAGAAAAAGACACCAAAACTAGTAATAGAAAACGTAGAAGACCTATATAGCTTCTACGTTTTTTTTATAGGGTTAGATCCTGTCGTTGCGGAATACTGGAATATCGATAGTTTGACAAAACTAACAATTAATAAGATCGCAATTGAAAATTATTTGAATTCATAAAATAGAAAGGAGGTCATCTAAGGACAAGCAAAGAGATTCAACTTGAATATAAGGTAATAAATCAGCAGTTCAAATCGGCTATTAAAGAAAATAGCAATGCTATGACTTCTTTAAATAAAGAATTTGCATTGCAAAAGGAACAGATGAGAAACACCTCATCTGAATCTGAGAAGTTAAATGCCAGTTTGACCAAGTTAAATAGTCAATACGAACTTGCAAAGAGTAAGACACAGATTACAGCTGAGGCGTTAGAAAACGTTAAGCGTGTAACCGGAGAGAATTCAGAAGAAACTCGTATTTGGACTAACAAACTTTTAACTGCTGAGAAACAAGAAGAATCGCTAAAAAATCGTATTCAATCAACTAATGCCAAGTTGAAAGAAGCTAAAACAGCGGAAAGCGAAGCGGCTCAAGCATCTCAAAAAAGACAAGCTGCTTTAAAGTCCCTGGCATCCGAACAGAAAACGCTTGAATCCTCATCCAGGAATTTAACTAAGGAATACCAGTTAGAAGTTGCTCAGCTTGGCAATAACGCCAAAGCTAGTGATAAAGCAAGGCTGGCTAAGCAATATTATGCCAAACAAGAAAAGGCAACTGCTGAGCAGGTCAAGAACTTAGAGAAACAACTCTCTCTCGCTAAGAAGGAATACGGCGAGAATTCTCAAGAAGTTGAAGAGTTAAACGGGAAGTTGCTTGATGCTAAGAAAGCTAATCAGGAATTTGCTAATTCTTATGCCGACTCTACTAACAAAATGAAGAACTTCGGTAATGCTATGACTAGTGCAGGTAACAAATTGAAGTCTGTCGGTCGTGGTATGACTGTTGGTGTCACTGCTCCAATCGTAGCTGGTGTTGCCGCATCAGTTAAAGCAGCTAGTGACTTCGATAGTGCATTTACTGGTGTTAAGAAAACTGTTGATGAGGTCAAAGATTCAAACGGCAAAGTCAAAGTTTCATATAAGGATTTGGAAAACGGCATTCGGAGCATGGCTAAGACTATCCCGGCCACTACTACCGAGATTTCTCACGTTGCGGAAGCTGCTGGGCAATTAGGAATTAAAACACCTAACGTCTTAAGCTTTACTAGAACCATGATTGACATGGGACAAGCAACTAACATGTCATCAGAAGATGCTGCTACCGCACTAGCTAAGTTGGCTAATATCACCGGTATGCCACAAAAGAACTTCGATCGTTTAGGTTCGGCAATCGTTAACCTTGGTAATAATATGGCGACTACTGAGTCAGACATCGTGGATATGTCACTTCGTTTAGCTGGTACTGGTCATCAAGTTGGTTTGACTGAATCACAAATCACAGGACTAGCCGCTGCTATGTCATCTGTAGGTATTCAAGCAGAGGCTGGTGGTGGTGCCATGTCTCGTGTCATGCAAAAGATTAATACGTCTGTTGCTAGTGGTGGCGATTCACTAGACAAGTTCGCCAAAGTTTCTGGCATGTCCTCATCCGAATTCAAGAAACATTGGAAAGATGACGCATCGGGTGCCATCGTCAAGTTCGTTAAAGGACTTGGAAAAGCAAAAGCAAGTGGCAAAGATGTCACTTCTATGCTTAAGGATATGGGTATCAATTCCACGCAAGAAATTGATACTATGCTACGTCTTTCAGGTGCCGGAGATACATTATCAAAAGCACTTAAGATATCTGGTGATGGCTGGAAAGAGAATTCAGCTTTAACGCAAGAAGCTGAAAAGAGATACTCAACTTTCAACTCAAAATTAAAGATTGTTAAAAATAAGGTTTCTGATTTAGGTATTGAATTCGGTGGTCCTTTGATGGACGCACTAAGTGATGTGCTTGATGCCTTGCAACCGGTATTTAAAGTTCTTGAAAATGCAGCTAAAGCATTTAGTAATGCTAGTCCAGAGACTCAAAAGTTCGTAGTTGCATTACTTGCGATTGCGGCGGCAATTGGACCAGTCATATCAGTGGTTGGTACGTTGCTATCAGTGCTTGGATCAATAGCGACTGTTATTGGAACGGCGGCAGTTGCACCTGTCGCATTAGTAGCCGCTATTGTTGCAGCAGTCACAGTGATAGTCACATTTGTAGTCACGCACTGGCAAGAAATTCAAACAATGACGGCTTCGGTCTGGAATTCGATTGTTACAACATTGTCCAATGTGTGGAACTCAATAGTTCAAGGTGCATCTAGTATATTTTCCAGCTTAGGTGCGTTTTTTAGTTCGATTTGGCAAAGTATTTCTACCACCGTTTCGAGCGTGTGGACGGGAATAGTCACATTCTTAACGACGTTGTGGACGAACGTGGTTACTGTTGCATCAACAATCTGGGGAACTTTATCCAGCGTATTTACTGTGATTTTTATGACTATCCAGTCAGTTATCCAAGGCGTGTGGACGTTTATAAGTTCTTGGCTCCAATGGACATGGCAAGCCATAGTTGCACTAACAGCTCCAATCTGGCAACCTATAGCCGCATTCTTTAGTAATTTATGGCAAACAATCTCCACAGTTGTACAATCGGTATGGCAATCTATAAGCTCATTCTTGTCGAGTTTATGGAATTATATAACTTCAATTGCTAGATCAGTTTTTACCGCTTTATCTAACTTCTTTAGCACAACTTGGAATGCCATTAAGTCAGTTACAAGCTCAGTTTGGAATGCTATTAAATCTGTTATCACGAATGTATGGAACGGAATTAAATCGGCTGTAACTTCGGCGCTAAATGCTGTTAAATCAGCGGTTACTAACGGGTGGAATGCTGTAAAGTCTGCTACATCAAGCGCTCTAAACGCTGTGAAATCTGTTGTATCTAACATTTGGAATGGAATTAAATCAACAATTTCAAACGTTGTCAATTCGGTAAAATCAGTAGTTTCAAGTGGTTGGAACGCTGTTAAATCTGTAACATCCAGCGTTTGGAGTGGAATTAAGTCAGCAATGGTAGCACCAATCCAAGCCGCTAAATCGACTATTTCTGGAATTGTTAACGCAATAAAAGGATTTTTCTCGGGAATGCACCTTAGAATTCCTAATATTAGCTTGCCACCATTGCCACATTTTCATTTATCTGGAAAGTTTAGCTTGAAACCACCATCAGTACCACACTTGTCTGTAACTTGGAATGCTATTGGTGGAATCATGAAGGCACCAACCATTTTTGGAATGAACGGCGGTAATTTACAAGGCGGTGGCGAAGCTGGTCCGGAAGCAATTTTGCCATTGAACTTTAAGAACTTATCAGTAATTGGTAATCAAATTGCACAAGCGACTGATGAGAAGGCTAAACAATCAGTAGTCCAAAACATTCAAATGACTTTCAATAACACTGTTAGAAATGATAGCGATATTGATAAGATTTTCGAACGTGCTGACGATTGGATTGGTCAAAGAGGTAACAAATCTAGTTTTGGAGTTAGGGGGTATTAGATGACACTACACATGGTAATTGATGGAGTCTACGATTCGGACATGCTGCTAGCTGTCGAAGACCGACCAGCTCTATCAAATCCAAATTATGAGTTTGAATCCGATTATGTAGATGGTAGGAACGGAAGTTTAAGCCGATTGAAATATATCAAGGATGTAACTCAAAAAGTAAAATTCAATATGTTGGAAGATTTCAACGTAAAAGAAAAGCTACGACACATAAAATCGTGGCTTTTTAACTGTAAAAAAATAAGATTCGATGACAATATCGTTTATCGCAAAGTTAAGTATGTCGAGATTGGAGATATCGATAATGAGATCGCCGAGTATGGATCGTTCGAAGTCTCATTCGTGTGCGACCCATTCGAATATCATGTCGGTAATGATGAGGTAACCGTCGCCAAAGATGGAATTATTTTCAATCGCGGAACTATCTACTCGCTCCCAAAACTTGAAATTATGGGGAGCGGTGAGGGAGTCGTTACGATTAATGACCAAGCTATTGAACTGAACTTGACCGTAGAACACGCCTATATAGACTCTGAAATTCAAGAGATTTATAAGGATGATACGAATCTAGGTTTATCAATGGTTGGCGATTTTCCTCGCTTAATACCTGGTCAAAACGACATCGAAATTAGTGGCGACTTCGATACTGTGAAATTTAACGTAAGGGAGAGATATCTATGATTAGACTATTTCCCGAAGATGCCACAGAAGAACAATTCAAAACCAACGGTATTGCTGTCTTAGATAGTGGCATTAAAGACAATTCTGTAGAGTGGACTAAAAATGGTATGTACAGTTTTGATTTTGATTATTTCAGTGAAGAGAAGTATAGCGGAATAATCAAAGGCGATATGATCGTGGTCGCTCCCACACCACTAGGTGAGCAACCTTTTCGAATCCATAAAGTTACCAAACAAATCGGGTTCTTAAAAGTCGAGTGTTATCACTTATTTTATGATCTAGCATCTAATTTGATTGAAGATTCTAACTTCGTTAATTCAACTGGAACCGCATTGATGGATAGATTCAATGCGGCTTTTCAATATCCAACTAGTTTTAGGTTTACATCCGATATTGATAAAGTTGCAAATTGCCGAATGGTCAGAATGAATCCAGTCCAGGCATTACTTGATACATCTAAAGATAATACATTCCTAAATCGCTGGGGTGGCGTTATCTCACGTGATGGCTATGACGTGAAGATGCTCAAGTCAATGGGTGAGGATAGAGGTTTTAAAATTACTCACGGCAAAAATCTAACAGGATATACGTATCAAATTGACTGGGAGCCGATGGCAACAAGAATCATGCCGATTGGATTTGATGGCTTGATGCTACCTGAAAAGTATGTGGACAGTCCATTAATCGACAAATACAAAAATATCAAAATCAAAACGGTTAACTATCAAGACGTTAAGGCTAAAAATTCCAACTCCCAATTTAATCAAGAGGGTGCCATTCCTGTTGATCAAGCTTATGAGAAATTAAGAAGTTTGGCCAAAGAAGAATACAGCAAGAACGAAGCTGATAAGCCTAGTATCAATATTAAAGTTCAATTTAAGAACTTGGGAGATACCAAGGAATACAGCCAGTTCAAGAAACTGGTTGATGTTAAACCGCTTGATATTGTCCACATCAAAGTGAGTGATTTCGATATTAAAGACAGCATTATCGGTTACAAGTACGATGCTTTAGCTAGAGAATACATAGAAGTAGAGCTAGGCACGATTGCAAGAACTGGTATCTCTGATAAAACCGTTAGCACCGAAAGCAAAGTAACTAACGTTGAAACCAAAGTCGATGAAACCAACACAAACCTGAATGAAACGAACGTCAATTTAACCGAGACAAATAAAAATGTAGTTGAAATTCAAAATGATATTGGTGATCTAGAAAGCACAGCTAAACAAGCTCAGGAACGCATTGACAAAGTTAAACAAGACGTTGCTAACACTCAATCAGACATGACCAAAGTCATGAATAACGGCGGGAACAACAAAATCGAGTGGTCACCAAATTTAATGAATGCCACTCAAATGAAAATTCATACTTCCTACGGATACTGGCTTTTGGATGATGCCGGCGCTGGCTTTCACTCAAATAACGGCACGGTTATGAACGGTTTAAGTGCTGATGGTCGAATTTATGCTGACTCAATTACTGGTAATACTTTGACAGGTACTACCATCAATGGTGGAAACATTAATGGTGGAATTATTAATGGAGCCCAATTCGTAGCCGGATCAATTAAAACCAAGTCACATGCTCAATTTCTTAACTCGGCTGGACAGGTTTCTACTTCAGTCGCTAGTTATGGCATTTCAACACCGGCCCTCACTGTTGACGGCAATATCGACAGGGCAATTCATGCTAACATTCAATATCTACACGTTAGTGGGAACATTTCAGGAAATGGAAGTGGATTATACTTACAAGGACCAGTGTATGTAGATGGAAAGAGAATAGGTGTCTAAATGAAAAAATTAAATACAAATAAGGTAGCAGAAGTGACTGCTAACGAATTGATTGAAAAATATAAAGAAAAATTAACTCAATCGGATTCCGAAAACATGATTATGACTATTCAATTGCAAAAGCAACAAGCATTAATTAAAGAGGTGTTTGACAAGGCACCTGAGGCTTTTCCTGACAATTATATTTTGAAGGAGGAAAATAATGGCACTAAAAACAAGTAGAACTGTGTATCTTAATGGAACATCCACAGATGAAAATAATAACGTGCTGGCAAACTTCAATGCGAATCTGAATGGCGCCGGCACTTTTAATATCTCGGAAACGATTATGGACAGATCGGATATGGACACAATCGAAAAAGATTTTGAAGAATTTAGAACGCAAGCTAAAACATTGATGGAAAAGGAGGAAAACTAGATGGCATTACCACCAATTATTCTAGATACAAACAAGACAACTCCAATTTACGAGCTGCCTTTAAAGATTCGTCAAGGCGACACAGGGGACGAGCTACAAGTTACTTTAGGAAAGTCATTCGAAAAGTACACTGATTTATCTACAGTTGACGTTGAACTCATTGCCAAGACACCCGACCAACGACTGATTAAGCAGCCTGTGACCGATAAGTCAAAAAACACGTTCAAGGTTAAGTTTCCAGATGAAATGTACACAAATGTTGGTGTCTTCAGAAACATGTATTTCAAAATCGGAGACGATTCCACATCAAGTGTGAAGTTAGTCGTGCTGCAAGGAATTGGATCAATAAAAGAAGCAGGAAGCTATATTGATGATTTTGAAACGCTGATCAAGGAAGCCGAATCTTACGTTTTAGCCTTAAAAGACTTTGCAGATACTGAAAATGCAAAAATTGATAATAAAGTTGCAGAATTAACTGGTAAGATGCAGAGCTTCGTGGATCAAGCTCAAAAAGATTTGAATGCTGCTAAAGCGGTGTGGAACACATTCCAAAGCAATTCAGAGACATCATTCACAACCGCTCAAGATAAACGAACAAGTGATTTTGACAGCCAAAAAGCAGGCTTTGAAACTGATTTTAATGAACAACAAACAGACTTCGAAAACAGATTTAAAGCACTGTTGGCAACGTTACAAGGCGACTATGACAACTTCAAAGCGTTAATCAATAAAGACGTTAAAGATTTCAATACATCTTTAGATAGTTTGGACAGCCAAGCAACAGACGTTAAAAATAAATTTGATGCTTTGAAAGCTCAACTAGATTTGGCCGCTCAAAATATTAGTGGTGTCAGGACTAATTTAATCGTTGCAAAAACAATCAAAAATTATTCCACGCTAGATAATGGAATTACCTTTGGATATGCCATCGCTTTTACAACTGACTACATTCCAG contains:
- a CDS encoding phage major capsid protein, producing MKNLDLDNEKLKDSRVAMFNALRDGDEKAQEEAFGNFAQSLQDTISADAFKQVKEMNTEMNDEKVLEARGIRRPMTSSERKFFADAAKKQSFENLDEVLPETVIEDVLSRITEEHPLLAAIDTQPVTALMKLIYADPTKKTAFWGKVPDDIKQIVEDGFKPLSLESSKLSGFMAVPKGFFKLGPSYLAQYVITFLEETMSATLETAVVSGDGNLQPIGMTKKLSGSTDGVYPDKPAIKLNDLKPLSLAGIHAALTKAKTANGPISAIVNPMSYWAKLFPQLAVNDADNNWHLIALPTGDTIIQSYAVPEDKIVFGFTKNYILGVSGAVELKEYDQTLAIEDMDLYIAKFFGMGVAKNQNAFFVADISGMEGATIPELEGAPDVKRAGKIGDVSEESK
- a CDS encoding head maturation protease, ClpP-related, yielding MKKIKTVFNVVDATDDKPARMNLYGFIGSSASFWDNDAQDITTKGVTKSLDEIEGDTLDVHINSTGGDAFEGIGIYNALKQSDKTINVYIDALAASAASVIAMAGDTIFMPKNAQMMVHHAATFEYGNVQDFEQVIKMLNKMDNSLIASYESRFKGTSQELTDLLDAETFLNADEAVAFGFADKILDYSDDKDEDKEQDNIKSSLFAKYGDNKIVANANNPEPVKEPINKSTNLADRLANLIAKEGN
- a CDS encoding phage portal protein; the encoded protein is MGFLDIFKSNEPVRVTESEQAKELRKKQYQLFENYIQSSTTNTAFKLYAIQLCINRISNALTKCDFQTLKKGERFQGDTWYQLNVEPNQNQNAADFWNKVIYQMVMNEDGALIIQSRVTGELLVADDFIIHEFAFKPNVYSNIMISNYSMNTSFIESEVLHLKLNNSKVKSLFDGIFEQYGSLLNGAIKNYNRSNAIKYALNIDSTFDQLKSRPVVDENGNQVTDESGIPLTEYDTVIDDLFGERLKGVFSDKDSVTPLESGLTLNDLNATGNSKSSGSAANKTTRDISAMVSDIVDMSADAFMIPRGLLKGDTADIDGMTDNFISFCINPIAEQIEDEINRKMFGKNNVIKHTYCKIRTDKIRNYDLTKIANSAELISRIGVWSINDILDFMDYEPIDEDWADKHVISKNYSLVEDQDDDNLKGGENDNGDGENEEN